The following coding sequences lie in one Kribbella sp. NBC_00709 genomic window:
- a CDS encoding tetratricopeptide repeat protein, with product MNEERRGVYPFCAPCTASSEVWRATETAGPMGSRFYGHREVCENCGSSVRTLYNTVLWLPVSKVGRYRIIPTGGRSYVGRKVVTLPVQTVVRREPVSAIAHHPELDSDPEYKQAEAYWDEREPGRALPFYQSALTAREKVLAADDPATLRVRLRVAQGMLATANYGRAIAWFELVTPQLTDVFGPHHALTRAATEATTGARLMVGGPRSEAQLLTNIVAADRESLADDDPQLLRDRAALGNALLACGDISEALEALTKVVRAAAPGHPDTQVYRASLAAACEVAEARGKKREVQLAGTARQVLTGEGAPTST from the coding sequence ATGAATGAAGAACGGCGGGGGGTCTACCCGTTCTGCGCTCCGTGTACGGCGTCGTCCGAGGTCTGGCGGGCGACCGAGACGGCGGGCCCGATGGGGAGCCGGTTCTACGGGCATCGTGAGGTCTGCGAGAACTGCGGGTCGTCGGTCCGGACGCTCTACAACACCGTGCTGTGGCTGCCGGTCTCGAAAGTCGGCCGGTACCGGATCATCCCGACCGGCGGACGTTCGTACGTCGGCCGCAAGGTGGTCACGCTCCCGGTGCAGACCGTCGTACGGCGGGAGCCGGTGTCGGCGATCGCCCATCATCCCGAGCTCGACAGCGATCCGGAGTACAAGCAGGCCGAGGCGTACTGGGACGAGCGCGAGCCGGGGCGGGCGCTGCCGTTCTACCAGTCGGCTCTGACCGCGCGGGAGAAGGTGCTCGCGGCGGACGACCCGGCGACGTTGCGGGTCCGGCTGCGGGTCGCACAAGGGATGCTGGCGACCGCGAACTACGGGCGGGCGATCGCCTGGTTCGAGCTGGTGACTCCGCAGCTGACGGACGTGTTCGGACCGCATCACGCGCTGACCCGGGCGGCGACCGAGGCCACGACCGGAGCGCGGCTGATGGTCGGCGGCCCGCGGTCGGAGGCTCAGCTGCTGACGAACATCGTCGCGGCCGACAGGGAGAGCCTTGCCGACGACGACCCGCAACTGTTGCGCGATCGGGCAGCGTTGGGGAATGCGTTGCTCGCGTGCGGCGACATCTCGGAGGCACTCGAAGCGCTGACCAAGGTGGTTCGCGCCGCGGCCCCGGGGCATCCGGATACGCAGGTCTATCGCGCATCGCTGGCGGCGGCGTGCGAGGTCGCCGAGGCGCGTGGCAAGAAGCGCGAGGTGCAGCTCGCCGGGACCGCACGCCAGGTGCTCACCGGCGAAGGCGCACCGACAAGCACGTGA
- a CDS encoding RNA polymerase sigma factor, with protein sequence MSSSSSENLPAEPARAVAATARSTAPRTSARVTDPAAKKAAAKKAAVKPAGTKEDGIPAKKAAAKKAPAKKAVSEAGLSIDPKTGKPRALDEVDESDFQPETVKTLEKELTEDEGFVVSEADETDEPEQQVMVAGATADPVKDYLKQIGKVPLLNAEQEVELAKRIEAGLFAEEQTADEAAKLKDKVRDEYEWISEDGRRAKNHLLEANLRLVVSLAKRYTGRGMLFLDLIQEGNLGLIRAVEKFDYTKGYKFSTYATWWIRQAITRAMADQARTIRIPVHMVEVINKLARVQRQMLQDLGREPTPEELAKELDMTPEKVIEVQKYGREPISLHTPLGEDGDSEFGDLIEDSEAIVPAEAVSFTLLQEQLHAVLDTLSEREAGVVSMRFGLTDGQPKTLDEIGKVYGVTRERIRQIESKTMSKLRHPSRSQVLRDYLD encoded by the coding sequence GTGTCGTCCAGCTCGTCCGAGAATCTTCCCGCCGAGCCGGCCCGCGCCGTGGCCGCCACGGCCCGGAGCACGGCTCCGAGGACCAGCGCCCGAGTGACCGATCCCGCTGCCAAGAAGGCGGCCGCGAAGAAGGCGGCGGTGAAGCCCGCCGGCACCAAGGAGGACGGTATCCCCGCGAAGAAGGCCGCTGCCAAGAAGGCTCCGGCAAAGAAGGCAGTGTCCGAGGCGGGTCTTTCGATCGACCCGAAGACCGGCAAGCCGCGCGCGCTCGACGAGGTGGACGAGTCCGACTTCCAGCCGGAGACCGTCAAGACCCTGGAGAAGGAGCTCACCGAGGACGAGGGCTTCGTTGTCTCCGAGGCCGACGAGACCGACGAGCCCGAGCAGCAGGTGATGGTCGCGGGTGCCACCGCGGACCCGGTCAAGGACTACCTGAAGCAGATCGGCAAGGTCCCGCTGCTGAACGCCGAGCAGGAGGTCGAGCTCGCGAAGCGGATCGAGGCCGGCCTGTTCGCCGAGGAGCAGACCGCCGACGAGGCCGCCAAGCTCAAGGACAAGGTCCGCGACGAATACGAGTGGATCTCCGAGGACGGCCGCCGCGCCAAGAACCATCTGCTCGAGGCCAACCTGCGCCTGGTGGTGTCGTTGGCCAAGCGCTACACCGGCCGCGGCATGCTGTTCCTGGACCTGATCCAGGAGGGCAACCTCGGTCTGATCCGCGCGGTGGAGAAGTTCGACTACACCAAGGGCTACAAGTTCTCGACGTACGCCACCTGGTGGATCCGGCAGGCGATCACCCGCGCGATGGCCGACCAGGCCCGCACCATCCGGATCCCGGTGCACATGGTCGAGGTCATCAACAAGCTCGCCCGTGTCCAGCGGCAGATGCTGCAGGACCTCGGCCGGGAGCCCACTCCGGAGGAGCTCGCCAAGGAGCTCGACATGACCCCGGAGAAGGTCATCGAGGTGCAGAAGTACGGTCGCGAGCCGATCTCCCTGCACACTCCGCTCGGTGAGGACGGCGACTCCGAGTTCGGCGACCTGATCGAGGACTCCGAGGCGATCGTGCCGGCCGAGGCGGTCTCGTTCACGCTGCTCCAGGAGCAGCTGCACGCCGTCCTCGACACGCTGTCCGAGCGCGAGGCCGGTGTGGTCTCGATGCGCTTCGGCCTGACCGACGGCCAGCCGAAGACCCTGGACGAGATCGGCAAGGTGTACGGCGTGACCCGCGAGCGGATCCGTCAGATCGAGTCCAAGACGATGTCGAAGCTGCGGCACCCGTCGCGTTCGCAGGTCCTCCGGGACTACCTGGACTGA
- a CDS encoding ROK family transcriptional regulator has product MDTPRGVAAQAERSANQVACLRFLADAADTANAADALTVGAISAGTGLSRPTVHAVLDDLTEAGLVEPTEPSTAGPGRPARAFRFAREAGLVAGVDLGPRGVRAIICDLSGRRVAYTELRQDPSPELIQRAVHAAADKCAIDLGRLRAIGVALPGVIEPNGYLRASLALPELVDLPIADVVAADLGKPVAVDNDIKLAALAEQRVGAGSGYSDVVYLQIGQRLSVSIVLNGVIRQGRHRLAGELGAQRGMRWTRNAQRGQLVWASHPTGEAVLTAAANGDAGAQAEIEDFCAQIAARIATVLLTVDPEVVVVRGGLAQDSGVLLRPLVAAVEKELVFPERPPFVASALGREAVVLGAVGNAFDRFGSDIYGVKDYPSPWHRITHDHLPH; this is encoded by the coding sequence ATGGACACACCACGAGGAGTCGCCGCTCAGGCTGAGCGTTCGGCGAATCAGGTCGCCTGCCTGCGCTTCCTGGCCGACGCTGCGGACACCGCGAACGCTGCCGATGCGCTGACGGTTGGCGCCATCAGTGCCGGGACCGGGCTCTCGCGCCCGACCGTGCACGCCGTACTCGACGACCTCACCGAGGCCGGCCTCGTCGAACCCACCGAGCCGTCGACCGCCGGACCGGGCCGCCCCGCACGGGCGTTCCGGTTCGCGCGGGAGGCCGGTCTGGTGGCGGGCGTCGACCTCGGCCCGCGCGGCGTACGCGCCATCATCTGCGACCTGTCCGGCCGGCGCGTCGCCTACACCGAGCTCCGGCAGGACCCGAGTCCCGAGCTGATCCAGCGCGCCGTCCACGCGGCGGCCGACAAGTGCGCGATCGACCTCGGGCGCCTGCGCGCGATCGGTGTCGCGCTGCCCGGTGTGATCGAGCCGAACGGCTACCTCCGCGCCAGCCTCGCGCTGCCCGAGCTCGTCGACCTGCCGATCGCGGATGTCGTCGCGGCGGACCTGGGCAAACCTGTTGCCGTTGACAACGACATCAAGCTGGCGGCGCTGGCCGAGCAGCGCGTCGGCGCCGGGAGCGGGTACTCCGATGTCGTCTACCTCCAGATCGGTCAACGGCTGTCCGTGTCGATCGTGCTGAACGGAGTGATCCGGCAAGGACGCCACCGCCTCGCCGGTGAGCTCGGCGCGCAGCGAGGCATGCGCTGGACCCGCAACGCACAACGAGGGCAGCTGGTCTGGGCGTCACACCCGACCGGTGAGGCAGTGCTGACGGCCGCGGCCAACGGCGATGCCGGCGCGCAGGCCGAGATCGAGGACTTCTGCGCGCAGATCGCCGCGCGGATCGCGACGGTGTTGCTGACGGTCGACCCCGAGGTCGTCGTCGTACGGGGTGGGCTCGCGCAGGACAGCGGCGTACTGCTCCGGCCGCTGGTGGCTGCGGTCGAGAAGGAACTGGTTTTCCCCGAACGTCCACCGTTCGTGGCCTCGGCGCTGGGGCGCGAGGCGGTGGTGCTCGGGGCGGTCGGCAACGCGTTCGACCGGTTCGGCTCGGACATCTACGGGGTCAAGGACTACCCGAGTCCGTGGCACCGCATCACTCATGACCATTTGCCACACTGA
- a CDS encoding MBL fold metallo-hydrolase: MTFPEQWDDGTDPSTPAHQIHWYDDRTAIIRQSLHTNFEGPFLYLLLGDERALLLDTGTGHVPLRPLIEELAGERKLVVAHTHSHGDHVGGDGEFDQVVGKSAEDVAQYFGFADWPNGVVQFDLGGRVLDIVAIPGHHASHIATYDRNTRLLFSGDSLYPGRLYVFDWPAFRASVARLAAFVADGNPVEWVLGAHIELTDQPGRDFEMGSDKHPGEHELQLRPDVLTELAEVLAEAGEEPVRIERKDFIVYPV; this comes from the coding sequence ATGACGTTTCCCGAGCAGTGGGACGACGGCACCGATCCGTCCACTCCCGCCCACCAGATCCATTGGTACGACGACCGGACGGCGATCATCCGCCAGTCGCTGCACACGAACTTCGAAGGCCCGTTCCTGTACCTGTTGCTCGGCGACGAACGGGCCCTTCTCCTGGACACCGGCACCGGCCACGTGCCGCTCCGTCCGTTGATCGAGGAACTGGCGGGGGAGCGGAAGTTGGTCGTCGCCCACACCCACAGCCACGGCGACCACGTCGGCGGCGACGGTGAGTTCGACCAGGTTGTCGGCAAGTCGGCCGAGGACGTCGCGCAGTACTTCGGGTTCGCCGACTGGCCGAACGGCGTGGTGCAGTTCGACCTCGGTGGACGGGTGCTGGACATCGTTGCGATCCCGGGGCACCACGCCTCGCACATCGCGACGTACGACCGGAACACGCGACTGCTGTTCAGCGGCGACTCGCTGTACCCGGGACGGCTGTACGTCTTCGACTGGCCGGCGTTCCGGGCGAGTGTCGCGCGGCTGGCGGCGTTCGTTGCTGACGGCAATCCGGTCGAGTGGGTGCTGGGCGCGCACATCGAGCTGACCGACCAGCCCGGCCGGGACTTCGAGATGGGATCCGACAAGCACCCCGGCGAGCACGAGCTCCAGCTGCGCCCCGACGTACTGACGGAGCTGGCGGAGGTGCTGGCGGAGGCGGGGGAGGAGCCGGTCCGGATCGAACGGAAGGACTTCATCGTGTATCCGGTGTGA
- a CDS encoding DNA polymerase IV encodes MRGDPSVLHVDLDAFFAAVEQRDKPSLRGKPVVVGGIGVRGVVSTASYEARKYGVRSAMSTAEARSRCPHAAYLSPRFEAYRQSSQAVMAEMRALSPLVEPLSLDEAFIDLAASGLSGLTVDDVEAIAQDLKDAIRKVSGGLTASVGAGTSKLIAKIASELDKPDGVVVVPAGTEAEFLAPMQVTVIPGVGPATAQRLSMAGVRTVADLQQLDEDELIRQVGSAHGTSLHRLAVAADDRPVVSDRETKSVSVEDTFETDIIDRALLAAISDRMAHRVSERLQKAQLSGRTVTVKTRMHDFTTHTRSSTLAGPTDDARVIARVARRLLEESEIGGGIRLLGVGVSSLADWIQDDLFTDDEHAENPVEVLELPARPRDQLGFHPGQDVAHPDYGQGWVWGSGRGRVTVRFETADTPPGPVRTFAIDDPALTKVRITGADADGEPETDHNVSNE; translated from the coding sequence GTGCGTGGGGATCCGTCGGTGCTGCATGTCGATCTGGACGCGTTCTTCGCGGCCGTCGAGCAGCGGGACAAGCCGTCACTGCGGGGCAAGCCCGTGGTCGTCGGCGGTATCGGCGTCCGCGGAGTCGTCTCCACTGCGTCGTACGAGGCCCGCAAGTACGGCGTGCGGTCCGCGATGTCGACCGCGGAAGCGCGATCTCGGTGTCCGCACGCGGCGTACCTGAGCCCGCGGTTCGAGGCGTACCGGCAGAGCAGTCAGGCGGTGATGGCGGAGATGCGGGCGCTGTCGCCGCTGGTCGAGCCGTTGTCGCTGGACGAGGCGTTCATCGACCTGGCGGCCAGCGGCCTCAGTGGGCTGACGGTCGACGACGTCGAGGCGATCGCGCAGGACCTGAAGGACGCGATCCGGAAGGTGAGCGGCGGCCTGACCGCGTCCGTCGGCGCCGGTACGTCGAAGTTGATCGCGAAGATCGCCAGCGAGCTCGACAAGCCCGACGGCGTGGTCGTCGTTCCGGCCGGGACGGAGGCGGAGTTCCTCGCGCCGATGCAGGTCACCGTGATCCCCGGTGTGGGTCCGGCGACTGCCCAGCGACTCAGCATGGCCGGCGTGCGGACCGTCGCCGACCTGCAGCAACTCGACGAGGACGAGCTGATCCGGCAGGTCGGGTCGGCGCACGGCACGAGCCTGCACCGGCTCGCCGTCGCGGCCGACGACCGGCCGGTGGTGAGCGACCGTGAAACCAAGTCGGTCAGCGTCGAGGACACCTTCGAGACCGACATCATCGACCGGGCGCTGCTGGCCGCGATCAGCGACCGGATGGCCCACCGCGTCTCCGAGCGGCTGCAGAAGGCGCAGCTGTCCGGCCGGACCGTCACGGTCAAGACCCGGATGCACGACTTCACCACGCACACCCGCTCGTCGACGCTCGCCGGCCCGACCGACGACGCCCGGGTGATCGCGCGGGTCGCGCGTCGGCTGCTCGAGGAGAGCGAGATCGGCGGCGGCATCCGGTTGCTCGGCGTAGGCGTCTCGTCACTGGCCGACTGGATCCAGGACGACCTCTTCACCGACGACGAACATGCCGAGAACCCGGTCGAGGTGCTCGAACTGCCGGCCCGGCCCCGCGACCAGCTCGGCTTCCATCCCGGCCAGGACGTCGCCCATCCGGACTACGGCCAGGGCTGGGTCTGGGGCTCGGGACGCGGCCGCGTCACGGTCCGCTTCGAGACCGCGGACACCCCGCCGGGCCCGGTCCGCACCTTCGCCATCGACGATCCGGCGCTGACAAAAGTGCGGATTACCGGTGCGGATGCAGACGGCGAACCCGAAACTGACCACAATGTGTCGAATGAATGA
- a CDS encoding glutamate--cysteine ligase, producing the protein MGEEVDRVEFTRADRTAFRGQVHRNLDAFARMLREDRFAPERPMTGIEIELNLVDERCDPAFKNSEVLSAIEDDAFQTELGQFNIEINVPPGQIDGLGLDTMEASIRDSLNAAEDKAARTGSSMVIVGILPTLLTEHIRRDALSTNPRYALLNDQIFAARGEDVQISIDGVERLQVTADSIVPEAACTSTQFHLQVTPEAFPRYWNAAQAISGVQLAVGANSPFLFGKELLRETRIALFEQAADTRTHELKTQGVRPRVWFGERWITSIFDLFEENSRYYPALLPVTSDEDPIAVLDRGDTPALSELRLHNGTIYRWNRPVYDVVREKPHLRVENRVLPAGPTVVDTIANGAFYFGLVRALADDERPIWSQMSFSAAEENFHTAARNGIDAEVFWPGVGTARASELVLRRLLPLAVRGLDAWGVDVAVRDRLLGIIEQRCLTGRNGASWQADEFHRLYTKGSHGRKDALRGMLRRYCDHMHENTPVHEWPVD; encoded by the coding sequence ATGGGTGAGGAAGTCGACCGGGTCGAGTTCACCCGGGCGGACCGGACCGCGTTCCGGGGTCAGGTCCATCGCAATCTGGACGCCTTCGCGCGGATGCTGCGCGAAGACCGGTTCGCGCCCGAGCGGCCGATGACCGGGATCGAGATCGAGCTGAACCTGGTCGACGAGCGGTGCGACCCGGCGTTCAAGAACTCCGAGGTGCTGAGCGCGATCGAGGACGACGCGTTCCAGACCGAGCTCGGCCAGTTCAACATCGAGATCAACGTGCCGCCCGGGCAGATCGACGGACTCGGCCTGGACACGATGGAGGCGAGTATCCGCGACAGCCTGAACGCGGCCGAGGACAAGGCGGCCCGGACCGGCTCGTCGATGGTGATCGTCGGCATCCTGCCGACCCTGCTGACCGAGCACATCCGCCGCGACGCCCTCAGCACCAACCCGCGGTACGCGCTGCTCAACGACCAGATCTTCGCGGCCCGCGGCGAGGACGTGCAGATCTCGATCGACGGTGTCGAGCGCCTGCAGGTGACCGCGGACAGCATCGTCCCGGAGGCCGCCTGTACGTCGACGCAGTTCCACCTGCAGGTGACACCGGAGGCGTTCCCGCGGTACTGGAACGCGGCGCAGGCGATCTCCGGCGTACAACTCGCCGTCGGCGCCAACTCGCCGTTCCTGTTCGGCAAGGAGTTGCTGCGCGAGACCCGGATCGCGTTGTTCGAGCAAGCCGCCGACACCCGCACGCACGAGCTGAAGACGCAGGGCGTGCGGCCGCGGGTGTGGTTCGGTGAACGATGGATCACCTCGATCTTCGACCTGTTCGAGGAGAACTCGCGCTACTACCCGGCCCTGCTGCCGGTCACCTCCGACGAGGATCCGATCGCGGTTCTCGACCGCGGCGACACGCCCGCACTTTCGGAGTTGCGGCTGCACAACGGGACGATCTATCGCTGGAACCGCCCGGTGTACGACGTTGTCCGGGAGAAGCCGCATCTGCGCGTCGAGAATCGTGTCCTGCCGGCCGGCCCGACGGTCGTCGACACGATCGCCAACGGCGCGTTCTACTTCGGTCTCGTCCGCGCGCTGGCCGACGACGAGCGGCCGATCTGGTCGCAGATGTCGTTCAGCGCCGCCGAGGAGAACTTCCACACCGCCGCCCGGAACGGGATCGACGCGGAGGTTTTCTGGCCGGGCGTCGGTACGGCGCGGGCGAGCGAGCTCGTGCTCAGACGCCTGCTGCCGTTGGCGGTTCGGGGTCTGGACGCGTGGGGTGTCGACGTGGCGGTGCGGGACCGGTTGCTCGGGATCATCGAGCAGCGCTGCCTCACCGGCCGCAACGGCGCGTCCTGGCAGGCCGACGAGTTCCACCGCCTGTATACAAAGGGCTCGCACGGCCGGAAGGACGCGTTGCGCGGGATGCTCCGGCGGTACTGCGACCACATGCACGAGAACACACCGGTGCACGAATGGCCGGTCGACTGA
- a CDS encoding universal stress protein, protein MTTIVVGYVPKAEGRAALRRAAEEASLRDAKLVVVNSHRGGRSFDSDEAAASDAALTEVREQLDSTGVPYEVRQLVRGLDPAEDLVAVAEQVHAEFIVIGLRRRSPVGKLILGSNAQRVLLDAPCPVLAVKAEPELSEGEED, encoded by the coding sequence ATGACGACCATCGTCGTGGGTTATGTGCCGAAGGCGGAAGGCCGTGCGGCTCTTCGGCGAGCAGCGGAGGAAGCGTCGCTACGCGACGCCAAGCTCGTAGTGGTGAACTCGCACCGGGGCGGACGCAGCTTCGACAGCGACGAGGCTGCGGCGAGTGATGCCGCATTGACGGAAGTACGGGAGCAGCTCGACTCCACCGGCGTGCCCTACGAGGTGCGGCAGCTGGTGCGTGGCCTGGACCCGGCGGAGGACCTGGTGGCCGTCGCCGAGCAGGTGCATGCGGAGTTCATCGTCATCGGGCTGCGACGCCGGTCGCCGGTCGGCAAGCTCATCCTCGGCAGCAACGCGCAGCGGGTGCTGCTCGATGCGCCGTGTCCGGTGCTCGCCGTCAAGGCCGAGCCTGAGTTGTCTGAGGGGGAGGAGGACTGA
- a CDS encoding HhH-GPD-type base excision DNA repair protein: MTSTRSRKLCLAQQPDADEMLSRDPFALLVGMLLDQQIPMERAFAGPVAISKRMLGPFDPSTVAHYDPDAFVEVVAGPPAVHRFPTAMAARIQTLAKHLDEQYGGNASSLWSDVKSGDDLLARLSALPGFGAQKAKIFVALLGKQLKVRPRGWREASEPYGEDGAFKSVADVIDVASLVRVRQFKQEQQVVRQRVVARPLRQTRNG; encoded by the coding sequence GTGACTTCGACACGCAGCAGAAAATTGTGCCTCGCACAGCAGCCCGACGCCGACGAGATGCTGAGCAGAGACCCGTTCGCCTTGCTGGTCGGCATGTTGCTGGACCAGCAGATCCCGATGGAGCGCGCGTTCGCGGGCCCGGTCGCGATCTCGAAGCGGATGCTGGGTCCGTTCGACCCGTCCACGGTCGCGCACTACGACCCGGACGCGTTCGTCGAGGTGGTGGCCGGTCCGCCGGCTGTGCACCGGTTCCCGACCGCGATGGCGGCCCGGATCCAGACCCTGGCCAAGCACCTGGACGAGCAGTACGGCGGTAACGCGTCGTCGCTGTGGTCCGATGTGAAGTCCGGGGACGACCTGCTGGCCAGGTTGTCGGCCCTGCCGGGCTTCGGTGCGCAGAAGGCGAAGATCTTCGTCGCCCTGCTCGGCAAGCAACTCAAGGTCCGGCCGCGGGGGTGGCGCGAGGCATCCGAGCCGTACGGCGAGGACGGCGCGTTCAAGTCTGTCGCGGACGTGATCGACGTGGCCTCGCTGGTGCGGGTGCGGCAGTTCAAGCAGGAGCAACAGGTCGTCCGGCAGCGGGTGGTGGCGCGTCCGCTGCGGCAGACGCGCAACGGGTGA
- a CDS encoding YidC/Oxa1 family membrane protein insertase: protein MPSFLEAPVAGAYHLLTSLVTTLQPLAGTYAAVIAIVLCTLVVRLCLVPLSVRAHRGLKARAVLMPQLKELTERHRGNPERLQREVAKLQSESGTTLFAGFLPTLAQAPFFWLMYTLFSHAMVAGESNQLISGSLLGAPLGVHWPIIAGTPAFVVVAVLLAVVAWFSARLQLSQLDASATPLTRRIARLLPYGTLLTAAFVPLAAGLYLLTTTTWTVVERTILNR, encoded by the coding sequence GTGCCTTCCTTCCTGGAGGCACCGGTCGCCGGTGCCTATCACTTGCTCACGTCTCTCGTCACAACTCTCCAGCCGCTCGCCGGAACGTACGCCGCGGTGATCGCGATCGTCCTGTGCACCCTCGTCGTACGTCTGTGCCTTGTCCCGCTGAGTGTCCGCGCGCACCGCGGGCTGAAGGCGCGGGCGGTGCTGATGCCGCAGCTGAAGGAGTTGACCGAACGCCACCGCGGCAACCCCGAACGCCTGCAGCGCGAGGTGGCGAAACTGCAGTCAGAGTCGGGGACGACGTTGTTCGCCGGATTCCTGCCGACGCTTGCGCAGGCGCCGTTCTTCTGGCTGATGTACACGCTGTTCTCCCACGCGATGGTGGCGGGGGAGTCGAACCAGCTGATCAGTGGAAGCCTGCTCGGGGCGCCGCTCGGCGTGCACTGGCCGATCATCGCCGGTACGCCGGCATTCGTGGTCGTTGCGGTATTGCTTGCTGTTGTCGCCTGGTTCTCGGCCCGCCTCCAGCTGAGCCAGCTCGACGCGTCAGCGACACCGCTCACTCGGCGCATCGCCCGGCTGCTGCCGTACGGCACCTTGCTGACTGCCGCCTTCGTGCCTTTGGCCGCCGGCCTCTACCTGCTGACCACAACCACCTGGACCGTCGTGGAACGCACGATCCTCAACCGCTGA
- a CDS encoding sugar phosphate isomerase/epimerase family protein, whose amino-acid sequence MKLGVSSYCFRGLMNSGEMDLIAVLDWVAASPAGHIEIAGLDGEYYLEHEDVVRDTAKHAEEVGVPIVNYLVSGDLRTADENEIDRLRRQLDVAHRFGARIFRHDVAPWSWREQDPGEFETTFEKVVEGCRAVADHAAELGIVSTIENHGFFMNGSDRLARLVHAVDRPNFRVTLDLGNGLCVGEVPGKTAAGLIDIAASIGVKDFHIRRSAGDGWLKTLAGDYLLGTISGHGDVDLSGLLALVATKPDVPVSLEFEGLESTPDAIERSLNNILRLAGAA is encoded by the coding sequence GTGAAGCTAGGAGTCAGCTCGTACTGCTTCCGCGGGCTCATGAACAGCGGCGAGATGGACCTGATCGCCGTTCTGGACTGGGTCGCGGCATCACCCGCCGGGCATATCGAGATCGCCGGCTTGGACGGGGAGTACTACCTGGAGCACGAGGACGTCGTCCGCGACACGGCCAAGCACGCCGAGGAGGTCGGCGTACCGATCGTGAACTACCTGGTCAGCGGTGACCTGCGGACGGCCGACGAGAACGAGATCGACCGGCTCCGCCGGCAACTGGACGTCGCGCACCGGTTCGGCGCCCGCATCTTCCGTCACGACGTCGCTCCCTGGTCCTGGCGTGAACAGGACCCGGGGGAGTTCGAGACGACGTTCGAGAAGGTCGTCGAAGGCTGCCGCGCCGTCGCGGACCACGCCGCCGAGCTCGGCATCGTGTCGACGATCGAGAACCACGGCTTCTTCATGAACGGGAGCGACCGGCTGGCGCGTCTCGTGCACGCCGTGGATCGCCCGAACTTCCGGGTCACCCTCGACCTCGGCAACGGACTCTGTGTCGGTGAGGTGCCCGGCAAGACCGCCGCCGGCCTGATCGACATCGCGGCCTCCATCGGCGTCAAGGACTTCCACATCCGTCGCTCGGCCGGCGACGGCTGGCTGAAGACGCTGGCCGGCGACTACCTGCTCGGCACGATCTCCGGCCACGGTGACGTGGACCTGTCCGGCCTGCTGGCGCTGGTCGCCACCAAGCCCGACGTACCGGTGAGCCTGGAGTTCGAGGGTCTGGAGTCG
- a CDS encoding DUF6412 domain-containing protein: protein MTQWITGALALMIPALDTASLAAAVFTAAALLFTLVLVARSSARGPVASLIPARVSATRANARRTAYLLLRDPDAAGRARPRAPGR, encoded by the coding sequence ATGACGCAGTGGATCACCGGCGCACTCGCGTTGATGATCCCTGCGCTGGACACAGCCTCCTTGGCCGCCGCCGTGTTCACGGCGGCGGCCTTGCTGTTCACGCTTGTCCTGGTCGCGCGTTCCTCGGCGCGTGGCCCGGTCGCTTCGCTCATTCCGGCGCGGGTCAGTGCGACCCGCGCCAATGCCCGACGTACGGCGTATCTGCTCCTGCGTGATCCGGACGCCGCCGGACGGGCCCGTCCACGAGCACCGGGACGGTAG